One window of the Alphaproteobacteria bacterium genome contains the following:
- a CDS encoding M10 family metallopeptidase C-terminal domain-containing protein: MAVETTAGFTGNILLDGIMWGEGLGTSNGVKWSSPDLTYSFSGSWQWWEKAAVTDAFNFISEATNLTFDLRSGSTDLTFNQYTANDGSLGFALPPDLSVFTEFGTGQVYLNDYYTQVWSHSTLEPGGYGFITVIHETLHALGLGHPHDNAFVFPGVSDAYDTGDFGLNTNFYTVMSYNDYGQTLADGTPISPLSFDFGHQVLGALDIAALQHLYGANDTARSGDNVYFLPDIGTGGHWYESIWDTGGTDEMRYSGSDSVTIDLRAATLDIADGALAGGAVSKADGVYGGRTIANGVVIENATGGSAADILTGNSADNLFIGNAGDDVIDGGAGNDTSSYAGAGSGVTVNLTSGSVSGGHGSDTLTSIENVIGSAFDDILTGSSVANTLLGGGGNDTITGGGGDDILGGGSGDDLLDGGTGFDAVSYETASAGVTVDLIAGTVVGAGADTLISIESYIGSGFADAFVSGAGADTLDGGAGSDSISYASAGSSVSVNLLAGSASGGGGNDTLANFESVIGTAFNDTLVGNAAANLFLGGAGNDMIDGGSGSDTASYAGASASVVVDLNAGTATGGAGNDTLTSIENIVGSDHDDTLTGTSGANILDGGAGVDTVSYAAEASGITASFTSGTVAGGGVTDTISNIENLTGTAFADSLAGDGLANVLIGGDGDDFLFGGLGDDTLNGGAGTDRVSFAGNSAVVANLADGTATGAAGTDTLSGIEDLVGSASHDTLTGDAGANVLMGDNGNDTLIGGGGNDMLVGGRGTDILDGGAGSDSVSFSNASSGVTVDLNAGTVSGGGTGLGADTLISIENVVGTVYHDTFVAGADTDSLDGGSGSDTVSFASIATGVTVNLDTGVATGGVVASLVNIENIVGSAFDDILTGGSSSTTLVGGLGDDILDGGAVAPGAGANDNYASYAGAASGVTVDLVAGTATGGAGNDTLINIAKLIGSDHDDTFIGTNDSNFFMGGQGVDTVSYVAALSGVTADIGGSSASGGSGSDVILDFENIIGSDHDDILTGSYGANRLEGGAGNDSLSGEQDDDTLLGGAGNDILDGGAGVDTAELSGVVDDYIFDRDGNGNVRATHAGSGDVDTFIDIELVSFTGGGAFSAEYVPLTLTATSSSLGAPTLVSHSAGNDSQTANGPTWGYFTSGGSSQDNVVSATGQYIAVHSRASDLVSSGGGRGAYLYDQETNDFTLISPNSSAVDMTPRMISADGNRVVVQSATSLVSGISDQNARDDLYLYTVDTDTFQLIDDTTAPGLRTPNAISNISLPNGGMSADGRFVVFNVQNTSSDGMISGGTDGNGNTDVYLFDADTGTVTLVSHAPNSATTTANDHSQAVDISADGQFVLFNSESWNIVSGVSDNANSLDTYLFNRLTNEVTLISDTPATGLATSRAATAGIDMTPDGRYVLLESQSVGLVSGATDLNGNSTDVFVYDTQSSTFDLLTASNAPSNMNAAGRSTALEISDDGRFVLMQNFDNGGGVSSIGDIYLFDRESDQATLVTHQWSDPSLSIGENAINGATMSADGRYVMFASREPTVVPNVTDGARSYDVFLYDHQDGETTLLSSVAGNSNQAANGYSSSFGISDDGSRVYIYTQTTTIGAGVTDVNGIDTDIYVYNLGIPELVGALGNDVLTGSDGANIIRGLAGNDSLDGGAGDDTLNGGDGNDTIDGGTGNDTLTGGAGDDIYIVDSLDDVIIELAGGGTDTVRTTLTDYVLPDHVESLELITDGVVNATGGSGDDSLSGGSGNDTFNGGAGGDAFTGGAGTDAATYADAGSGVAVDLAHGGGYGDAAGDTFNGIENIIGSEYGDSLGGDGGDNTIWGNGGDDWVFGANGDDFLFGGAGHDWLSGGRGADALDGGDGTDTAAFFSAGGAVALDLANGGTGGEADGDTYIRIENIVGSRYSDTLTGNSAANRIDGGRGADRIDGAGGNDFLTGSEGNDRFVFGTGGGHDTIVDFNGGTGLGDRVDVIDFGIALHSTFFALAADVGSNVVVTFDANTTLTILGTSVAGLAADDIILSAVTSHLEDNTGDDILTGGATDDVLDGGAGNDILEGGAGADTIHGGDGMDTVSYDESSGGVAVDLAHGGNHGDAAGDLFTNVENISGSAHGDSLVGDGGANAISGNDGADWLNGASGDDVLRGDGGNDSLFGGVGDDVLFGGAGSDTLNGAGGYDTASYEDSTTGVSADLANGGNLGDAAGDSYIDIERLQGSEHGDSLTGNSSANRIEGDAGNDWINGAGGDDVLVGGRGNDWFAGGAGDDLFIFENGDGADAITDFVAGAGTDDILDVSAFGFSDINDLLAASSDVGANVSIALDSDDNLTLIGVNRTDLHTDDFLFS, encoded by the coding sequence ATGGCCGTTGAGACGACCGCTGGTTTTACCGGAAATATCCTCCTCGACGGGATCATGTGGGGGGAAGGTCTCGGCACGTCTAATGGCGTCAAATGGAGTTCCCCCGACCTAACCTATTCCTTTTCCGGTTCCTGGCAGTGGTGGGAAAAAGCGGCAGTTACCGACGCTTTCAATTTCATTTCCGAGGCCACGAACCTGACGTTCGACCTGAGGTCCGGTTCGACCGACCTCACCTTCAATCAATACACCGCAAACGACGGATCCCTGGGATTCGCCCTACCTCCGGATCTCTCGGTCTTTACCGAATTCGGCACAGGGCAGGTGTATCTGAACGACTACTACACGCAAGTGTGGAGCCACAGTACGCTCGAGCCCGGCGGCTACGGGTTTATCACCGTTATCCACGAGACACTGCACGCGCTGGGTCTCGGACATCCTCACGACAACGCATTCGTGTTCCCGGGTGTTTCCGACGCCTACGACACGGGCGATTTCGGGCTGAATACAAACTTCTACACGGTCATGTCCTACAATGATTACGGACAGACGCTGGCCGATGGCACACCGATAAGTCCGCTTTCGTTCGATTTTGGCCACCAGGTTCTCGGCGCATTGGATATCGCGGCGCTGCAGCATCTGTACGGCGCCAACGACACCGCGCGTTCGGGCGACAACGTTTACTTCCTTCCGGACATCGGCACCGGAGGACACTGGTACGAGTCGATCTGGGACACCGGCGGTACCGACGAGATGCGCTACTCGGGCTCCGATAGCGTCACGATCGATCTTCGTGCCGCTACGCTGGACATCGCGGACGGCGCTCTGGCCGGTGGCGCTGTCTCCAAGGCGGATGGTGTTTACGGTGGCCGCACGATCGCAAACGGCGTAGTCATCGAAAATGCGACGGGCGGTTCGGCGGCGGACATCCTGACCGGCAACAGCGCCGACAATCTGTTCATTGGCAATGCGGGCGACGACGTGATCGACGGCGGCGCGGGCAACGATACGTCGTCATACGCGGGCGCCGGCTCGGGCGTGACTGTGAACCTGACTTCGGGGTCCGTATCGGGCGGTCACGGCAGCGACACGCTCACCAGTATCGAAAATGTTATCGGTTCCGCCTTTGACGACATACTCACCGGCTCGTCGGTTGCGAACACCCTGCTCGGCGGCGGCGGCAACGACACGATCACCGGCGGCGGTGGCGACGATATTCTTGGCGGCGGGTCGGGCGACGACCTGCTCGACGGCGGCACAGGTTTCGACGCCGTCAGCTACGAAACCGCCAGCGCCGGGGTCACCGTTGATCTGATTGCCGGAACCGTGGTTGGTGCCGGCGCCGACACGCTGATCAGCATCGAGAGTTACATCGGATCGGGTTTTGCCGATGCGTTTGTCTCGGGCGCGGGGGCCGATACGCTGGATGGCGGCGCGGGTTCGGATTCGATCAGCTACGCATCTGCCGGATCGAGTGTCTCGGTAAACCTGCTCGCGGGCAGCGCATCCGGCGGTGGTGGCAACGACACGCTGGCGAATTTTGAGTCGGTCATCGGTACGGCCTTCAACGATACGTTGGTGGGCAATGCGGCCGCCAATCTGTTCCTCGGCGGCGCCGGCAACGACATGATCGACGGTGGCTCCGGGTCGGACACCGCATCCTACGCCGGTGCTTCGGCGTCGGTGGTCGTGGACCTGAATGCCGGAACGGCGACCGGCGGTGCCGGGAACGACACGCTCACAAGTATCGAGAACATCGTCGGTTCGGACCATGACGATACGCTGACCGGCACCAGCGGCGCCAACATACTCGACGGCGGCGCAGGTGTGGACACTGTTAGCTATGCGGCAGAAGCCAGCGGAATTACCGCCTCGTTCACGAGCGGCACGGTTGCCGGCGGCGGTGTGACCGACACGATTTCCAACATCGAAAACCTGACAGGTACCGCATTCGCGGACTCGCTGGCGGGCGACGGTCTGGCCAACGTCCTGATCGGCGGAGATGGTGACGATTTTCTCTTCGGCGGCCTCGGCGATGACACGCTGAACGGCGGCGCGGGGACGGACCGCGTTTCCTTCGCCGGCAATTCTGCCGTCGTCGCAAACCTGGCCGACGGCACGGCAACCGGCGCGGCAGGTACCGACACGCTCTCCGGTATCGAGGATTTGGTCGGTTCGGCCTCCCACGACACCCTGACCGGTGATGCAGGTGCCAACGTTCTGATGGGCGACAATGGCAACGACACTCTGATTGGTGGCGGTGGCAACGACATGCTGGTCGGTGGCAGGGGGACCGACATCCTGGATGGCGGCGCGGGATCTGATTCAGTCAGTTTTTCCAACGCCAGTTCGGGTGTCACGGTCGACCTCAATGCCGGCACGGTATCCGGTGGTGGAACCGGGTTGGGGGCGGACACGCTAATCAGCATCGAAAACGTCGTCGGGACCGTCTATCACGATACCTTCGTCGCCGGTGCTGATACCGACAGCCTCGACGGCGGCTCCGGGAGTGACACCGTCAGCTTCGCGTCAATCGCCACTGGCGTTACCGTCAACCTGGATACGGGTGTGGCTACCGGCGGTGTGGTCGCCAGTCTCGTGAATATCGAAAATATCGTCGGTTCGGCGTTCGACGACATTCTGACGGGCGGTTCGTCTTCGACGACATTGGTCGGCGGGCTCGGCGACGACATTCTCGATGGCGGTGCGGTTGCACCCGGTGCCGGCGCAAACGACAACTATGCATCCTATGCAGGGGCGGCATCAGGTGTGACCGTCGATCTGGTGGCCGGAACCGCAACCGGCGGGGCGGGGAACGATACTCTAATCAACATCGCCAAGCTCATTGGCTCCGACCACGACGACACGTTCATCGGAACGAATGACAGCAACTTTTTCATGGGCGGTCAGGGCGTCGACACGGTCAGTTATGTGGCCGCGCTGTCGGGGGTCACGGCGGATATCGGCGGGTCAAGCGCGTCGGGCGGCAGCGGGTCCGATGTCATTCTCGATTTTGAGAACATTATCGGTTCCGACCACGACGACATCCTGACTGGATCCTACGGTGCAAACCGATTGGAAGGTGGCGCCGGCAACGACAGCCTCAGCGGAGAACAAGACGACGATACCCTGCTCGGCGGGGCAGGAAACGACATTCTCGACGGTGGGGCCGGTGTGGACACGGCGGAACTCTCCGGCGTTGTCGATGACTATATCTTCGATCGGGATGGAAATGGCAATGTCCGTGCCACACATGCCGGCTCCGGCGACGTGGACACATTCATCGACATCGAATTGGTGAGCTTCACCGGCGGCGGCGCTTTCAGCGCAGAATATGTACCGCTGACCTTGACCGCCACCAGCAGCAGCTTGGGAGCCCCCACGCTCGTCAGTCATTCGGCGGGCAATGACAGCCAGACGGCGAACGGCCCCACCTGGGGCTATTTCACTTCGGGCGGGTCGTCCCAGGACAACGTGGTGTCGGCGACGGGGCAGTATATTGCGGTCCACAGCCGTGCGAGTGACCTTGTGAGCAGCGGAGGCGGCCGGGGCGCCTACCTCTATGACCAAGAGACCAACGACTTCACGCTGATCTCGCCGAACAGCTCCGCCGTCGACATGACACCGCGAATGATCTCGGCGGACGGCAACCGGGTCGTCGTTCAGTCAGCTACCAGTCTAGTGTCGGGGATCAGCGACCAAAATGCCCGTGATGACCTGTATCTCTATACGGTCGACACGGACACGTTCCAACTGATTGATGACACAACCGCACCCGGGTTGCGCACACCCAACGCCATCTCGAACATATCGCTGCCCAATGGCGGCATGTCGGCCGATGGCCGTTTTGTGGTCTTTAACGTTCAGAACACCAGTTCAGACGGAATGATATCCGGCGGGACCGACGGAAACGGCAACACGGATGTGTATCTGTTCGACGCGGATACCGGCACAGTCACCCTCGTCAGCCACGCACCCAACAGCGCCACCACGACTGCCAATGACCACAGCCAAGCCGTGGACATATCAGCCGACGGCCAGTTCGTGCTCTTCAACTCGGAATCATGGAACATCGTTTCCGGTGTTTCGGACAACGCGAACTCTCTGGACACATATCTCTTCAACCGGCTGACGAACGAAGTAACGCTTATTTCGGACACGCCTGCGACGGGCCTCGCGACCTCACGCGCGGCGACCGCGGGCATCGATATGACACCCGACGGACGCTACGTGCTTCTGGAAAGCCAAAGTGTCGGATTGGTCTCAGGCGCGACCGATCTGAACGGCAACTCGACTGATGTGTTCGTCTATGACACGCAGTCCTCGACCTTCGATCTTTTGACGGCCAGCAATGCGCCATCGAACATGAATGCCGCCGGAAGGTCGACCGCGCTCGAGATCAGCGACGATGGCCGTTTCGTGCTGATGCAGAATTTCGACAATGGCGGCGGTGTTTCGTCGATTGGAGACATCTACCTGTTTGACCGGGAATCCGATCAGGCAACGCTCGTCACCCATCAGTGGAGTGATCCGTCGCTGTCGATCGGTGAAAATGCCATCAACGGCGCAACCATGTCGGCCGACGGTCGCTACGTCATGTTCGCTTCAAGGGAACCGACAGTCGTCCCCAACGTCACAGACGGCGCCAGGTCTTACGATGTCTTTCTGTACGATCATCAGGATGGTGAGACGACACTTCTCAGTTCTGTAGCCGGCAACTCCAACCAAGCTGCAAACGGCTACTCGTCGAGTTTCGGCATCTCAGATGATGGCAGCCGTGTCTATATCTACACGCAGACGACGACTATTGGCGCCGGTGTCACGGATGTAAACGGAATCGATACGGACATCTATGTCTACAATCTCGGAATCCCGGAACTTGTCGGTGCACTCGGCAACGATGTACTCACCGGATCCGACGGCGCAAATATTATCCGCGGTCTCGCCGGCAATGACAGTCTCGACGGCGGCGCGGGCGACGATACTCTCAACGGCGGCGACGGCAACGACACGATCGACGGCGGGACCGGGAACGACACCCTGACCGGCGGCGCGGGCGACGATATCTACATTGTCGACAGCCTGGACGACGTGATTATCGAACTGGCGGGCGGCGGTACCGACACGGTGCGCACCACCCTCACCGACTATGTTCTGCCCGACCATGTCGAATCGCTCGAACTCATCACCGATGGGGTGGTCAATGCAACCGGCGGTTCCGGCGACGACAGCCTGAGTGGCGGCAGCGGCAACGACACATTCAACGGCGGCGCGGGCGGAGATGCTTTCACGGGCGGCGCCGGCACCGACGCGGCCACCTATGCGGATGCCGGCAGCGGCGTGGCCGTCGACCTGGCCCATGGCGGCGGCTATGGCGACGCGGCCGGCGATACCTTCAACGGGATCGAGAATATCATCGGCAGCGAGTATGGCGACTCGCTGGGCGGCGATGGCGGCGACAACACGATCTGGGGCAACGGTGGCGACGACTGGGTGTTCGGCGCCAACGGCGACGATTTCCTGTTCGGCGGCGCCGGGCATGACTGGCTGAGCGGCGGTCGCGGCGCAGACGCGCTCGACGGCGGGGACGGCACCGACACGGCGGCATTTTTCAGCGCCGGCGGCGCCGTCGCACTGGACCTGGCAAATGGCGGTACCGGCGGTGAGGCCGACGGCGACACATATATCCGGATCGAGAACATCGTCGGCTCGCGTTATTCAGACACCCTGACAGGCAATAGTGCGGCGAACCGAATCGATGGTGGCCGCGGCGCCGACCGGATCGACGGTGCCGGCGGTAACGACTTCCTGACCGGTAGCGAAGGCAACGACCGCTTCGTCTTCGGCACCGGCGGCGGGCACGACACGATCGTCGACTTCAACGGCGGTACCGGCCTGGGCGACCGGGTGGATGTCATCGATTTCGGGATCGCGCTGCATTCGACCTTCTTCGCCCTCGCCGCGGATGTCGGCTCGAACGTGGTCGTCACCTTCGACGCGAACACGACGCTGACGATCCTCGGCACGAGCGTCGCGGGCCTTGCGGCCGACGATATCATCCTCAGCGCCGTCACGAGCCATCTGGAAGACAACACCGGCGACGATATCCTGACCGGCGGCGCGACGGACGACGTGCTGGATGGCGGCGCCGGCAACGATATCCTGGAAGGCGGCGCCGGTGCGGACACCATCCATGGCGGCGACGGCATGGACACGGTCAGCTATGACGAATCTTCCGGCGGTGTTGCGGTCGACCTCGCCCATGGCGGCAACCACGGCGACGCCGCCGGCGACCTGTTTACGAATGTCGAGAACATCTCCGGCAGCGCCCATGGAGACTCGCTCGTCGGCGACGGCGGCGCCAACGCCATCAGCGGCAATGACGGCGCCGACTGGCTCAACGGGGCCAGCGGCGACGATGTGCTGCGTGGGGACGGCGGAAACGATTCCCTGTTCGGCGGCGTGGGTGACGATGTTCTGTTTGGCGGGGCCGGCAGCGATACGCTCAACGGTGCGGGCGGATATGACACCGCAAGCTATGAAGATTCGACCACGGGTGTTTCGGCGGACCTGGCCAATGGCGGTAATCTCGGCGACGCTGCGGGCGACAGCTACATCGATATCGAACGGCTGCAGGGTAGCGAGCATGGTGACTCGCTGACCGGTAACAGTTCGGCAAACCGGATCGAGGGCGACGCCGGAAACGACTGGATCAACGGTGCGGGCGGCGATGACGTGCTGGTCGGCGGTCGCGGCAATGACTGGTTCGCAGGCGGTGCGGGCGATGACCTGTTCATTTTCGAGAACGGAGATGGCGCCGATGCGATCACCGACTTCGTCGCCGGTGCGGGCACGGACGACATTCTCGATGTGAGTGCCTTCGGCTTTTCGGACATCAACGATCTGCTTGCGGCGTCCAGCGACGTGGGCGCCAATGTCTCCATCGCCCTCGACTCCGACGACAATCTCACCCTGATCGGCGTCAACCGTACCGACTTGCACACGGACGACTTCCTGTTTTCGTAG
- a CDS encoding glycosyltransferase family 2 protein encodes MRSPKKNSKTGRRNADKAGANSLDIATLDVSVVIVNYNAGAFLSDAVASVFAQSATPVECIVVDNASRDDSISTLRSRVPDPRLTILEQESNLGFAAGCNRGIAQARGELVLLMNPDCFLEDASLARLVAALAENEDAGAVGPLILNMDGTEQRGCRRDIPTPWQIFCVGIGLHRLMPNHPRFRSFNQQGAALPDEVVRVQSVSGACILIRHETIEQVGLLDERYFLHFEDLDWCLRAGESGHEILFVPDAVAHHVGGISSRKFPIRVEAHKHASLIRFVRGNFAQYYPSAFILFVALVVYARFLAVVAGLALRGPKRRDRGWPSLFADAGAPKPQRGPVTERESSDDDG; translated from the coding sequence GTGCGAAGCCCCAAGAAGAACAGCAAGACGGGTCGTCGTAACGCGGACAAGGCGGGGGCGAATTCGCTCGATATAGCGACGCTTGATGTGTCCGTCGTCATCGTGAATTACAACGCGGGCGCGTTCCTGAGCGACGCCGTCGCGTCGGTGTTTGCGCAGAGCGCCACGCCTGTCGAGTGTATTGTGGTGGATAACGCATCGCGCGATGACAGCATTTCGACACTGCGATCGCGGGTCCCGGACCCGCGGCTGACCATTCTGGAACAGGAGTCGAATCTGGGATTCGCCGCCGGTTGCAACCGGGGTATTGCGCAGGCGCGTGGCGAGCTCGTTTTGCTGATGAATCCGGATTGTTTTCTCGAGGATGCCAGTCTGGCACGTCTGGTCGCCGCGCTTGCCGAGAATGAGGATGCGGGGGCTGTGGGGCCGTTGATCCTGAACATGGACGGGACCGAGCAGCGGGGTTGCCGCAGGGATATTCCCACACCGTGGCAGATCTTCTGTGTGGGTATCGGTCTGCATCGTTTGATGCCGAACCATCCGCGGTTTCGCAGCTTCAACCAGCAGGGGGCGGCACTGCCGGACGAGGTTGTCCGTGTGCAGAGCGTGTCGGGTGCGTGTATTCTCATTCGCCATGAGACGATTGAGCAGGTGGGGCTGCTCGACGAACGCTATTTCCTGCATTTTGAGGATCTCGACTGGTGCCTGCGCGCGGGGGAATCAGGGCATGAAATTCTCTTCGTACCAGATGCGGTTGCCCATCATGTCGGCGGGATCAGCAGCCGGAAATTTCCGATCCGGGTGGAAGCACACAAGCATGCCTCGCTGATACGCTTTGTGCGCGGCAACTTCGCGCAGTATTACCCGTCGGCCTTTATCCTGTTTGTCGCGCTGGTGGTGTATGCGCGCTTTCTTGCGGTTGTCGCCGGGTTGGCGTTGCGCGGCCCGAAAAGGCGCGATCGTGGTTGGCCCAGCCTCTTTGCGGATGCCGGTGCGCCGAAGCCACAGCGGGGACCGGTGACGGAGCGCGAGTCGAGCGATGACGACGGCTGA
- a CDS encoding alpha/beta hydrolase → MPRKLRRKARPKGRAFFVPAIVMMVLAGCESVTGVFGERADVAAHIATGAKMEPFFVETGQFELTGYKRFRDPSSREVSIYIEGDGLAFLDATTVSRDPTPRDPVSLRLAAHDPSANVAYLARPCQFQTAERLSRCNYAYWTNARFAPELVREMNIAVDAIVQASGADRVRLYGYSGGGVIAALLAGQRPDVVFLATAAAPLDHGEWTRIGRYSPLDRSLDAIDQVQTIKRVPQVHFAGADDSLVPKLVIKRFAERVHAEGGDVAFVTVPGTDHYCCWQDAWPALYRDWVRKP, encoded by the coding sequence ATGCCGCGCAAACTGCGCCGAAAGGCCCGCCCGAAAGGGCGGGCCTTTTTCGTACCCGCCATCGTGATGATGGTGCTTGCCGGCTGCGAGTCCGTCACGGGCGTGTTCGGCGAACGCGCCGATGTGGCCGCACACATTGCAACCGGTGCCAAGATGGAGCCGTTCTTTGTCGAGACGGGCCAGTTTGAGCTGACCGGTTACAAGCGGTTCCGCGATCCATCATCACGCGAGGTCTCGATCTACATCGAAGGTGACGGTCTCGCGTTTCTGGACGCAACGACGGTTTCCCGCGACCCGACACCGCGCGACCCGGTGTCTTTGCGGCTCGCCGCGCATGACCCGTCAGCGAACGTGGCCTATCTGGCCCGCCCGTGCCAATTCCAGACAGCCGAACGCCTGAGCCGGTGCAATTATGCCTATTGGACGAATGCCCGTTTCGCACCAGAGTTGGTCAGGGAGATGAACATTGCCGTCGACGCGATTGTTCAGGCATCCGGGGCAGACCGGGTGCGCCTCTACGGTTATTCCGGTGGCGGGGTGATTGCCGCGCTGCTGGCGGGTCAACGCCCGGATGTCGTGTTTCTGGCAACGGCTGCCGCGCCGCTCGATCATGGCGAGTGGACGCGTATCGGCCGTTACTCTCCGTTGGACCGCTCCCTCGATGCAATCGATCAGGTCCAGACTATCAAGCGCGTGCCCCAGGTTCATTTCGCCGGTGCGGACGATAGCCTGGTCCCGAAACTCGTTATCAAACGATTTGCGGAACGGGTGCATGCCGAAGGCGGCGATGTCGCGTTTGTCACGGTGCCGGGCACGGATCACTATTGTTGCTGGCAGGATGCGTGGCCGGCGCTATACCGGGACTGGGTCCGCAAACCATAA
- a CDS encoding autotransporter outer membrane beta-barrel domain-containing protein, which yields MKFINTFGAMAIALPVLALAGTSSWAATNKTTGTSNSDTTQAATTATTKNTVQTTQTGVTGTVAQFVTATGGTFPSGGDTGGGPGETSQIEYRFDRKDGFKTLTRGAAAGGVDGKLAVWLNAGYSKFEEDSVAIEADGDTYSVSAGADWLFTDRLIGGLSVSGEFTETTLTFNDGSLDSEGLTVAPYFVAILGKNRNLLLDVVAGYGMTENDATRANGAITGNYDSSKYFVASNLTYLLRHSNFAIAPKAGLLWFESSNDGYTESGTGGVDVPAGDSQLGQVNFGGRIDYVKNPKFIPYLSIQGEYDFVGADYSALDAATRPPEDDVGATLGAGASVQLSERATGTLAGTTALARENFSAYSLSATLRLRF from the coding sequence ATGAAATTCATAAACACGTTTGGTGCAATGGCAATTGCGCTGCCTGTTCTCGCACTCGCGGGCACGTCAAGCTGGGCGGCGACGAACAAGACGACCGGAACGTCGAACAGTGACACGACCCAGGCAGCGACCACGGCCACGACCAAGAACACCGTTCAGACGACCCAGACCGGTGTGACTGGGACGGTCGCGCAGTTCGTGACAGCGACGGGCGGCACCTTTCCGAGTGGCGGTGACACAGGCGGTGGCCCCGGGGAAACCAGCCAGATTGAATACAGGTTTGACCGCAAGGACGGCTTCAAGACCCTCACGCGCGGCGCTGCGGCCGGTGGCGTGGATGGAAAACTCGCCGTTTGGCTGAATGCCGGTTACTCGAAGTTCGAGGAGGACTCGGTGGCGATTGAGGCCGATGGCGACACCTACTCGGTCTCCGCGGGCGCCGACTGGCTGTTCACGGACCGCCTGATCGGCGGCCTGTCGGTATCGGGTGAGTTCACGGAAACGACACTGACCTTTAACGACGGCTCGCTGGATAGCGAAGGCCTTACCGTTGCACCGTATTTCGTTGCCATTCTTGGCAAGAACAGAAACCTGCTTCTGGACGTCGTGGCCGGCTATGGCATGACCGAGAACGATGCGACGCGTGCGAACGGCGCAATCACGGGCAACTACGATTCATCGAAGTATTTCGTTGCGTCGAACCTCACCTATCTTCTGCGTCACTCGAACTTCGCCATTGCACCGAAGGCGGGGCTCCTCTGGTTTGAATCCAGCAATGACGGTTACACGGAATCGGGCACCGGTGGTGTCGATGTCCCGGCGGGTGATTCCCAGCTGGGCCAGGTGAATTTCGGTGGCCGGATCGACTATGTGAAAAACCCGAAATTCATCCCCTATCTTTCGATCCAGGGCGAGTATGACTTCGTCGGCGCGGATTACTCCGCCCTCGACGCTGCAACGCGGCCGCCCGAGGATGACGTCGGTGCGACCCTGGGTGCGGGTGCTTCGGTCCAGTTGTCAGAACGGGCGACCGGTACTCTTGCCGGCACAACCGCTCTGGCACGTGAGAACTTCTCGGCCTACTCCCTGTCCGCAACATTGCGTCTCAGGTTCTGA